A genomic window from Punica granatum isolate Tunisia-2019 chromosome 2, ASM765513v2, whole genome shotgun sequence includes:
- the LOC116196741 gene encoding paired amphipathic helix protein Sin3-like 2: MDRKEHKDINEVYNEAVALFDDHPDLLEEFKRFFPKNPPTTVAPNVTSNRNLIQRPGERNLQNWHLVHCLWTRTTGSHADRDDSDDDKASLKVQKDQRKHPEKDINLNKRTVEVDDRESKHDNRDFNSHRIHEKGKFTRKVELLLACMHIYASVFYTWLLLREHLYGNNCLVKCDIFIDSFFR; this comes from the exons ATGGACCGGAAGGAGCACAAGGACATAAATGAGGTCTACAACGAG GCGGTTGCCCTTTTTGATGACCACCCTGATTTGCTCGAGGAGTTCAAGAGGTTCTTTCCCAAGAACCCACCAACAACTGTAGCTCCTAATGTTACATCTAACCGGAATTTGATTCAACGGCCTGGTGAGCGGAATCTGCAAAATTGGCATCTCGTCCACTGCTTGTGGACAAG GACTACTGGCTCTCATGCTGATCGGGATGATAGTGATGATGATAAAGCATCGCTGAAAGTGCAGAAGGATCAAAGGAAGCATCCTGAGAAGGATATTAATCTTAATAAGAGAACTGTCGAAGTGGACGATAGAGAGTCTAAGCATGACAATCGGGATTTTAACTCGCACCGCATACATGAAAAGGGAAAATTCACTAGAAAGGTTGAACTGCTGCTTGcctgcatgcatatatatgcctCTGTATTCTATACATGGTTGCTCCTTCGAGAGCATCTCTACGGTAATAATTGTCTCGTCAAATGTGACATAtttattgattctttttttcggtga